A genomic stretch from Xiphophorus maculatus strain JP 163 A chromosome 16, X_maculatus-5.0-male, whole genome shotgun sequence includes:
- the strada gene encoding STE20-related kinase adapter protein alpha isoform X2 yields the protein MSFLPHEDSEESLSSLPRRDTMGSFLPDSGSYELLAVIGKGLDDLMTVNLARYKPTGEHVAIRRIDLESCTNDMVTYLQGELHVSKLFHHPSILPYRSVFIAENELWVITPFMAYGSARDLICTHFSDGMGELTIAYILLGMLKALEYIHHMGYVHRSVKASHVLISADGQVCMSGLRSIFSLIRNGQRAKMVHDFPQYSVKVLPWLSPEVLQQNLQGYDFRSDIYSLGITACELANGHVPFKDMPATQMLLEKLNGTVPCLLDTATIPPEELSLKPSRSAADSGICEGPRAGGLRHSNGEPSSSSGGHPYNRTFSTHFHNFVELCLQRDPENRPSAATLTGHPFFKQIKRRPAEALPELLQPVSPITCFENSGPQDSVSGLASLESGLSYLEVDDWDF from the exons GAAAAGGCTTGGACGACCTGATGACTGTGAACTTGGCTCGTTACAAACCCACTGGAGAACATGTGGCCATTCGTCGAATCGACTTGGAGTCGTGCACCAACGATATGGTCACCTACCTGCAG GGTGAGCTACATGTGTCAAAGTTGTTTCATCACCCCAGTATTCTGCCGTATAGAAGCGTCTTTATAGCAGAAAACGAGCTTTGGGTCATCACACCATTCATGGCTTATG GGTCAGCTAGAGATCTCATCTGCACTCACTTTTCGGATGGGATGGGTGAACTCACCATTGCGTACATTTTGCTCGGCATGCTAAAAGCTCTTGAATACATCCATCACATGGGATATGTACACAG GAGTGTGAAGGCCAGCCATGTTCTGATATCTGCAGACGGACAAGTCTGCATGTCCGGTCTGCGGAGTATTTTCAGCCTCATCCGTAACGGCCAAAGGGCCAAAATGGTTCATGACTTCCCTCAGTACAGTGTGAAGGTGCTGCCTTGGCTCAGCCCTGAAGTGCTACAGCAG AATCTGCAGGGATACGACTTTCGATCAGACATCTACAGCCTGGGCATCACGGCCTGTGAATTAGCCAATGGACATGTGCCGTTCAAAGACATGCCAGCTACACAG ATGCTTCTGGAGAAGCTGAACGGAACCGTGCCTTGCTTGCTGGATACCGCCacgattcccccggaggagctgtcGCTCAAGCCGTCCCGCTCTGCTGCCGACTCGGGGATCTGCGAGGGCCCGAGAGCCGGAGGGCTCCGGCACTCAAACGGAGAACCGTCCTCATCCTCCGGAGGACATCCGTATAACCGCACATTTTCCACCCACTTTCACAACTTTGTAGAGCTGTGTCTGCAGCGAGATCCGGAAAATAG ACCATCTGCTGCCACTCTTACTGGACATCCTTTCTTCAAACAG ATCAAACGTCGACCGGCGGAGGCGCTGcctgagctgctgcagccagTGTCACCCATCACTTGCTTCGAGAACTCCGGGCCACAGGACTCCGTTTCTGGACTGGCTAGTCTGGAGTCTGGCCTGAGCTACCTGGAGGTGGACGACTGGGACTTCTGA
- the strada gene encoding STE20-related kinase adapter protein alpha isoform X3, with the protein MGSFLPDSGSYELLAVIGKGLDDLMTVNLARYKPTGEHVAIRRIDLESCTNDMVTYLQGELHVSKLFHHPSILPYRSVFIAENELWVITPFMAYGSARDLICTHFSDGMGELTIAYILLGMLKALEYIHHMGYVHRSVKASHVLISADGQVCMSGLRSIFSLIRNGQRAKMVHDFPQYSVKVLPWLSPEVLQQNLQGYDFRSDIYSLGITACELANGHVPFKDMPATQMLLEKLNGTVPCLLDTATIPPEELSLKPSRSAADSGICEGPRAGGLRHSNGEPSSSSGGHPYNRTFSTHFHNFVELCLQRDPENRPSAATLTGHPFFKQIKRRPAEALPELLQPVSPITCFENSGPQDSVSGLASLESGLSYLEVDDWDF; encoded by the exons GAAAAGGCTTGGACGACCTGATGACTGTGAACTTGGCTCGTTACAAACCCACTGGAGAACATGTGGCCATTCGTCGAATCGACTTGGAGTCGTGCACCAACGATATGGTCACCTACCTGCAG GGTGAGCTACATGTGTCAAAGTTGTTTCATCACCCCAGTATTCTGCCGTATAGAAGCGTCTTTATAGCAGAAAACGAGCTTTGGGTCATCACACCATTCATGGCTTATG GGTCAGCTAGAGATCTCATCTGCACTCACTTTTCGGATGGGATGGGTGAACTCACCATTGCGTACATTTTGCTCGGCATGCTAAAAGCTCTTGAATACATCCATCACATGGGATATGTACACAG GAGTGTGAAGGCCAGCCATGTTCTGATATCTGCAGACGGACAAGTCTGCATGTCCGGTCTGCGGAGTATTTTCAGCCTCATCCGTAACGGCCAAAGGGCCAAAATGGTTCATGACTTCCCTCAGTACAGTGTGAAGGTGCTGCCTTGGCTCAGCCCTGAAGTGCTACAGCAG AATCTGCAGGGATACGACTTTCGATCAGACATCTACAGCCTGGGCATCACGGCCTGTGAATTAGCCAATGGACATGTGCCGTTCAAAGACATGCCAGCTACACAG ATGCTTCTGGAGAAGCTGAACGGAACCGTGCCTTGCTTGCTGGATACCGCCacgattcccccggaggagctgtcGCTCAAGCCGTCCCGCTCTGCTGCCGACTCGGGGATCTGCGAGGGCCCGAGAGCCGGAGGGCTCCGGCACTCAAACGGAGAACCGTCCTCATCCTCCGGAGGACATCCGTATAACCGCACATTTTCCACCCACTTTCACAACTTTGTAGAGCTGTGTCTGCAGCGAGATCCGGAAAATAG ACCATCTGCTGCCACTCTTACTGGACATCCTTTCTTCAAACAG ATCAAACGTCGACCGGCGGAGGCGCTGcctgagctgctgcagccagTGTCACCCATCACTTGCTTCGAGAACTCCGGGCCACAGGACTCCGTTTCTGGACTGGCTAGTCTGGAGTCTGGCCTGAGCTACCTGGAGGTGGACGACTGGGACTTCTGA
- the rnf113a gene encoding RING finger protein 113A, giving the protein MAESEEAKSPSCRFLFKKSTKKFSGRKRKASGSDKDSNSDEDQSAVVRREKKDARVNPMIQRTKKVERDALSSSDSDEGKDDKITVSYKSTRSAKPEGPEDMGATATYELDTERDKDAQAIFERSQKIQEELTGKEDDKIYRGINNYQKFIKPKDTTMGNASSGMVRKGPIRAPEHLRATVRWDYQPDICKDYKETGFCGFGDSCKFLHDRSDYKHGWQIERELDEGTYGGNDDENYEVSSDDEDLPFKCFICRDSFKNPIITKCKHYFCETCALQHYRKSKRCYVCNTQTNGVFNPAKELIAKMEKRNAAAADQPPSEEED; this is encoded by the exons ATGGCGGAGTCTGAGGAGGCCAAATCGCCTTCTTGTaggtttctgtttaaaaaatctACTAAAAAATTCTCCGGACGGAAAAGGAAAGCGAGTGGCAGTGACAAAG ACAGTAACAGTGATGAGGACCAGAGCGCCGTGgtcagaagagaaaagaaagatgcTCGGGTCAATCCCATGATTCAGAGG ACGAAAAAGGTAGAGAGAGATGCTTTATCTTCCAGTGACAGCGACGAAGGCAAGGACGACAAGATCACTGTTTCTTATAAGTCTACACGGTCAGCG aaacCGGAGGGACCTGAGGACATGGGTGCAACTGCTACATATGAGCtggacacagagagagacaaagaTGCCCAGGCGATTTTTGAGAGGAGTCAGAAAATCCAAGag GAGCTCACAGGTAAAGAAGATGATAAAATATACCGTGGCATCAACAACTACCAGAAATTCATCAAGCCTAAAGACACCACCATGGGGAACGCCTCTTCTGGCATGGTCAG gaaagggCCGATCCGCGCCCCTGAACACCTGAGAGCCACAGTCCGGTGGGACTACCAGCCAGATATCTGCAAGGACTACAAGGAGACTGGATTCTGTGGTTTTGGAG ACAGCTGCAAGTTCCTTCACGACAGATCGGACTACAAACATGGCTGGCAGATTGAGAGGGAGCTGGATGAGGGCACATATGGAGGAAATg ATGATGAGAATTATGAGGTGAGCAGCGACGATGAGGATTTGCCCTTTAAGTGCTTCATCTGCCGGGATTCTTTTAAGAATCCCATCATCACAAA GTGCAAGCACTATTTCTGTGAAACCTGCGCCCTGCAGCACTACCGCAAGTCCAAACGCTGCTACGTCTGCAACACTCAAACCAACGGAGTCTTTAACCCTGCAAAAG AGCTTATTGCAAAGATGGAGAAGCGTAATGCTGCCGCAGCAGATCAGCCTCCATCAGAGGAAGAAGATTAG